The Leadbettera azotonutricia ZAS-9 genome has a window encoding:
- a CDS encoding glycoside hydrolase family 3 C-terminal domain-containing protein has product MTSKEIIPQMTLEEKAALCSGRDFWSLKGIERFGLEAIMVTDGPHGLRKQGGDGDHLGLNQSVPATCFPAACATACSFDRSLLEEIGAAMGEECRKEKVAVLLGPAANIKRSPLCGRNFEYISEDPFLTGEIAAALIKGVQKLGVGTSLKHYAVNNQEKRRMTINAVVDERAFREIYLAGFEKAVREAKPWTLMCSYNKINGTYASENKKLLTDILRDEWAYQGLVMTDWGASNNRLEGIKAGLDLQMPGPDADNDKRIIEAVKSGALSIEDLDKVVARVVDLIIKAGEGDSIGFACDMEAHHLLARRAAAESAVLLKNDENILPLVPGKTLAVIGAFAISPRYQGAGSSKINPSHLDKAFDAIMRTGIKAEYAPGYSLEAGSGVNEKLIAEAAKLAGEKDSAVVFAGLPDEYESEGFDRASMDMSESHNKLIEAVAKANPNTVVVLQLGSPVALPWADKVKGILLLYLSGQAGGGAAADLLTGNACPGGKLAETWPLALEDNPSYGNFPGSTKTVEYRESIFAGYRWYDALEKEVRYPFGFGLSYTSFEYSDLKLGTSAEAKDNFKKGDALKVSFTVKNTGSREGSETAQLYIAPDASVLFRAKKELKGFEKLHLKPGESKTVTLILDERSFAYYNVQAKDWSLEGGLYRILIGASSRDIRLEGKLELTGDKRETAFAFLKGGRPVFDDASFKAIYGAELPPKERLPGEPFTVNTSVEEIKDTPIGKALFGMAVQGLEQAFGKEKSDLKVMMESMLMDMPLRGLGMMSGGRLTPPVIEALVEALNGKPNPIASGLLGMK; this is encoded by the coding sequence ATGACAAGCAAAGAAATAATTCCCCAAATGACCCTGGAAGAAAAAGCAGCCCTTTGCTCGGGCAGGGATTTTTGGAGCTTAAAGGGGATTGAGCGCTTTGGCCTTGAGGCGATTATGGTAACTGATGGTCCCCATGGGCTTCGCAAACAGGGGGGCGACGGGGATCACCTGGGGCTTAACCAGAGCGTGCCCGCTACCTGTTTTCCGGCGGCTTGCGCAACTGCCTGCAGTTTTGACCGCAGCCTCCTTGAAGAAATAGGCGCGGCCATGGGCGAAGAATGCCGCAAGGAAAAGGTGGCTGTACTGCTCGGGCCTGCGGCGAATATTAAGCGCAGCCCCCTTTGCGGCCGCAATTTTGAATATATCAGCGAAGATCCTTTTTTGACCGGCGAAATTGCCGCAGCCCTCATCAAAGGCGTTCAGAAACTTGGCGTAGGGACTTCTTTAAAGCATTATGCTGTCAACAATCAGGAAAAGCGCCGCATGACCATTAATGCTGTGGTGGACGAAAGGGCCTTCCGCGAAATATACCTTGCAGGTTTTGAAAAAGCGGTAAGAGAGGCAAAGCCCTGGACGCTCATGTGTTCGTATAACAAAATTAACGGAACCTATGCAAGTGAAAACAAAAAACTCCTCACAGATATTCTGCGTGACGAATGGGCTTACCAGGGTCTTGTGATGACCGATTGGGGGGCTTCAAACAATCGCCTCGAAGGAATTAAAGCCGGTCTGGATTTGCAGATGCCCGGCCCTGATGCTGATAATGACAAGCGCATTATCGAAGCGGTAAAAAGCGGCGCATTGAGTATTGAAGATTTGGATAAAGTTGTTGCCCGGGTTGTGGATCTTATAATAAAAGCCGGGGAAGGCGACAGTATTGGTTTTGCCTGCGACATGGAAGCCCATCATCTTCTTGCAAGGCGGGCTGCGGCGGAATCGGCGGTGCTGTTAAAAAATGATGAAAATATACTGCCCCTGGTTCCGGGCAAAACCCTTGCGGTCATAGGCGCTTTTGCAATAAGCCCCCGTTACCAGGGAGCGGGGAGCAGCAAGATAAATCCCAGTCACTTGGACAAGGCATTCGATGCCATTATGCGCACCGGCATAAAAGCTGAATATGCCCCAGGCTATTCCCTTGAAGCAGGAAGCGGCGTAAATGAAAAACTCATAGCCGAAGCAGCAAAGCTTGCAGGGGAAAAGGATAGTGCCGTGGTTTTTGCGGGCCTTCCAGATGAATATGAGAGCGAAGGTTTTGACCGCGCGTCTATGGATATGAGCGAATCCCACAACAAACTTATTGAAGCAGTGGCAAAAGCAAATCCCAATACGGTGGTAGTTCTCCAGTTGGGTTCCCCTGTTGCCCTTCCCTGGGCTGATAAAGTAAAAGGCATACTCCTCCTCTATTTGAGCGGACAGGCAGGGGGCGGGGCAGCGGCGGATCTCCTTACCGGTAACGCATGCCCCGGCGGAAAGCTGGCCGAGACCTGGCCCCTTGCGCTTGAGGACAACCCCAGTTACGGCAATTTTCCGGGAAGCACAAAAACTGTGGAATACAGGGAAAGTATTTTTGCAGGCTACCGCTGGTATGACGCCCTCGAAAAGGAAGTGCGCTATCCCTTTGGGTTCGGCCTTTCCTATACTTCCTTTGAATATTCGGATCTCAAATTGGGAACCTCCGCTGAGGCCAAAGACAATTTCAAAAAAGGAGATGCATTAAAAGTTTCCTTTACTGTGAAAAATACCGGAAGCCGCGAAGGCTCTGAAACAGCGCAGCTCTACATAGCGCCCGATGCGTCTGTTCTCTTCAGGGCAAAAAAGGAACTCAAGGGTTTTGAAAAACTCCATCTTAAACCGGGAGAGTCCAAGACAGTCACGCTCATTCTGGACGAGAGAAGCTTTGCGTATTACAATGTCCAGGCAAAGGATTGGTCACTGGAAGGCGGGCTTTACCGTATCCTGATTGGGGCGTCGAGCCGTGATATACGCCTTGAGGGAAAGCTTGAGCTTACAGGGGACAAGCGGGAGACTGCGTTTGCATTCTTGAAAGGCGGTCGTCCTGTTTTTGATGACGCTTCTTTTAAGGCAATCTATGGTGCGGAGCTTCCTCCCAAAGAGCGTTTGCCCGGCGAGCCTTTTACGGTGAATACCTCTGTAGAGGAGATCAAAGACACCCCCATAGGCAAAGCCCTTTTCGGGATGGCTGTACAGGGCCTGGAGCAGGCCTTTGGAAAAGAGAAGTCGGATCTCAAGGTGATGATGGAGAGCATGCTCATGGATATGCCCTTGAGGGGCCTGGGCATGATGAGCGGGGGCAGGCTGACGCCTCCTGTAATTGAAGCTTTGGTGGAAGCCCTGAACGGCAAACCGAATCCTATAGCATCGGGCCTTTTGGGCATGAAGTGA
- a CDS encoding bile acid:sodium symporter family protein produces the protein MPSGSKPAEIANGCNRVLERFMPILTPIGVILGMLLPGFFIKLRPFVPWIFGIMTLSGALKLKVRDLGQTARHPLPIIFFLLTARIITPVMVFLLGALFFGSDADTISGYVLIYAAPTAVSGFVWVTIFRGDPALSLGLILLDTLLAPFVVPGTVRLLLGTRIVLDMYGISLSLMYMVVIPTIIGVALNELSRGAAPRIAGPYLTPLAKICMIIVICANVAAVTDQIHFISSRFWIVGAACIFFSVLGFVVGKLAGLLGKFDRGKQVSLFYSVGLHNTSAAMTLGIEFFPGPAALPSVLGIIFQQTIAALMGRVFMGKNPADE, from the coding sequence ATGCCTTCAGGATCCAAACCCGCTGAGATTGCCAACGGCTGCAACCGTGTGCTGGAACGCTTTATGCCCATACTTACCCCCATTGGAGTGATTCTTGGGATGCTCCTCCCTGGTTTTTTTATAAAACTCAGGCCTTTTGTACCCTGGATTTTTGGCATTATGACCCTTTCGGGGGCATTAAAGCTTAAAGTGCGCGATCTGGGGCAAACCGCACGGCATCCCCTGCCTATTATATTTTTTCTTCTGACTGCACGGATCATCACGCCTGTTATGGTATTTTTATTGGGCGCCCTGTTTTTTGGAAGTGACGCAGACACCATCTCAGGTTATGTGTTAATCTATGCGGCCCCTACAGCAGTGTCGGGCTTTGTATGGGTGACCATTTTCCGCGGCGACCCTGCCCTTTCATTGGGGCTGATACTTTTGGATACTCTCCTGGCGCCTTTTGTGGTGCCAGGCACCGTCAGGCTGCTCCTTGGAACCAGAATAGTGCTTGATATGTACGGCATATCGCTTTCTCTTATGTATATGGTGGTGATACCAACTATAATTGGTGTTGCCCTTAACGAGTTGAGCCGGGGGGCTGCGCCAAGAATCGCAGGGCCGTATCTCACACCTCTGGCAAAAATCTGCATGATCATTGTGATTTGCGCAAATGTCGCAGCAGTAACCGATCAGATCCATTTTATCAGTTCGCGTTTCTGGATAGTCGGTGCGGCTTGCATATTTTTTTCGGTATTGGGTTTTGTGGTTGGCAAACTCGCCGGCCTTTTGGGGAAATTCGACCGAGGCAAACAAGTGTCCCTCTTTTACTCTGTGGGTCTCCACAATACCAGCGCCGCCATGACTTTGGGTATAGAATTCTTTCCCGGCCCCGCAGCATTGCCTTCGGTATTGGGAATTATCTTTCAGCAGACCATAGCTGCCCTCATGGGGCGTGTTTTTATGGGAAAAAATCCCGCAGACGAATAA
- the trxB gene encoding thioredoxin-disulfide reductase yields the protein MTETDADLIIIGAGPAGLAAAQYGARANLRVLVLEQMAPGGQVLLIDILENYPGIAQGKTGFDFSDDLHRQAVSFGAQFLTEQVLSIKKEGDIFSVTLNKGAVRTAPALLIATGAKHRKLGIPGEEQFYGRGVSYCATCDGPFFKNKKIFVVGGGDAACDEAQYLSRLSSQVILIHRRDRFRAQKAIADRVLHNPNIRISFNTIMKEIKGDKKTASVILEKTTAECKPSGEINEEAADAVFIFTGTDPQTALVSDVKKDETGYIITDQRMASSLPGLYAAGDVRATPFRQVVVAAAEGAIAAHSAAEYIDALRGQAY from the coding sequence ATGACAGAAACAGATGCGGATTTGATAATCATAGGCGCGGGCCCGGCAGGACTTGCTGCGGCCCAATACGGGGCCAGGGCAAACTTAAGGGTGCTTGTGCTGGAGCAAATGGCCCCAGGAGGCCAGGTCCTGCTCATCGACATACTGGAGAATTACCCCGGCATTGCCCAGGGCAAAACAGGCTTCGATTTTTCTGATGATCTCCACCGCCAGGCAGTAAGCTTCGGCGCGCAATTCCTCACCGAACAGGTTCTTTCCATTAAAAAGGAAGGGGATATCTTCAGCGTCACCCTGAATAAAGGCGCGGTTAGGACAGCTCCCGCCCTTCTCATTGCAACCGGGGCAAAGCACCGCAAACTTGGCATACCCGGCGAAGAACAATTTTACGGCCGGGGGGTTTCCTACTGCGCAACCTGCGACGGCCCATTCTTCAAGAACAAAAAAATCTTTGTGGTAGGAGGCGGGGATGCCGCCTGCGACGAGGCACAGTACCTTTCGCGCCTTAGCTCCCAGGTGATACTCATACACCGCAGGGACAGATTCCGGGCGCAGAAGGCCATTGCGGACAGGGTGCTCCACAACCCAAATATCCGGATCAGCTTCAATACGATAATGAAAGAAATAAAGGGCGATAAAAAAACCGCCTCTGTGATTCTCGAAAAGACCACAGCCGAATGCAAGCCTTCGGGCGAAATAAATGAAGAAGCAGCGGACGCGGTTTTTATCTTTACCGGGACCGATCCCCAAACAGCATTAGTGTCTGACGTAAAGAAGGATGAGACCGGCTACATCATCACGGATCAACGCATGGCTTCCTCCCTTCCGGGCCTCTATGCAGCAGGGGATGTGCGGGCAACGCCCTTCCGCCAGGTGGTAGTGGCAGCTGCGGAAGGGGCCATAGCAGCCCACAGCGCGGCGGAGTATATCGATGCCCTCAGGGGCCAGGCATATTAG
- a CDS encoding glycoside hydrolase family 3 protein, with translation MKAVKVLISSILAVLLLIVIIPKTAALSFNDGGHPKALARAIAMEMSDEQALAQTFMLGWVGAEPSPLILNWIKDRNIGGVKIFGWNTGDTRRLAETVGNLQENALDTRFNIPLLVATDQEGGLVRHVKGTTSETPGNMAIGASGRPMDAYWSGFYIGKELSILGINMNFAPAVDLYTNRDSTLIGPRSFGTDPVQAGILGAAFVRGLATQGVIATAKHYPGHGDTDLDSHGVLPRIDASFELLWERELIPYRLLAKEKLPAVMTGHLSFPKTQAGDTPASLSSWFIRDILKEKIGYQGLIITDDLMMNGATNFAGSLSRAAKQALMAGNDIIMLSKTPSLNDQVWTYLLAAMKDEADFRARVRDAAQRILETKLEYLRGDKKIAYIPDLKKVDEGLPDPEGAAFFLDLAARSATIVKGRETIFPLDDKKAGKVLLAGQYQDFFNAGKKAYPNAVSYWYSSWSSPDLLYYARNADTIIFCLSDQGGLNVLRSLKGMEKKIVVFSVLSPVYLDEASWADGAVAVYSYAPESFIAGFSAMLGRIGAAGQLPFPLNEPLKAVTEN, from the coding sequence GTGAAAGCAGTAAAAGTTTTAATTTCATCAATTTTAGCAGTATTACTGCTAATTGTCATTATTCCAAAAACAGCGGCCCTCTCCTTTAATGACGGCGGACACCCCAAAGCTCTGGCCCGTGCCATTGCCATGGAAATGAGCGATGAACAGGCCCTGGCTCAAACCTTCATGCTCGGCTGGGTAGGGGCCGAACCTTCGCCCCTTATACTGAACTGGATAAAGGACAGGAACATCGGGGGGGTTAAAATCTTTGGCTGGAATACCGGCGATACCCGCAGGCTTGCGGAGACAGTCGGTAATCTCCAGGAAAATGCCCTGGATACCAGGTTCAACATCCCCCTCCTCGTGGCAACCGATCAGGAAGGGGGCCTGGTACGCCATGTAAAAGGAACCACCAGCGAGACTCCGGGGAATATGGCAATAGGAGCCTCAGGACGCCCCATGGATGCCTATTGGTCGGGCTTTTATATAGGCAAAGAGCTTTCAATTTTAGGGATCAACATGAATTTCGCCCCTGCGGTGGATCTCTACACCAACAGGGATTCTACCCTCATAGGCCCCAGGTCTTTTGGAACAGATCCGGTACAGGCAGGGATTTTGGGGGCAGCCTTTGTGCGGGGCCTCGCAACCCAGGGGGTAATCGCCACCGCAAAACACTACCCCGGCCATGGCGACACCGACCTTGATTCCCACGGCGTCCTCCCCCGCATTGACGCAAGCTTCGAGCTGCTCTGGGAAAGGGAACTCATACCCTACAGGCTTCTGGCAAAAGAAAAACTGCCCGCAGTAATGACAGGCCACCTTTCCTTTCCCAAGACCCAGGCAGGGGATACCCCGGCCTCCCTTTCTTCCTGGTTTATCCGCGATATATTGAAAGAAAAAATCGGATACCAGGGGCTCATCATCACTGACGATCTTATGATGAACGGCGCGACCAATTTCGCCGGTAGCCTTTCGCGGGCTGCCAAGCAGGCCCTTATGGCAGGGAACGATATCATCATGCTTTCCAAAACCCCAAGCCTTAACGATCAGGTATGGACATATCTTCTTGCGGCAATGAAGGACGAAGCCGATTTCCGTGCACGGGTCAGGGATGCCGCCCAAAGAATTCTCGAAACAAAACTTGAATACCTGCGGGGGGATAAAAAGATCGCGTATATCCCTGACCTAAAAAAAGTCGATGAAGGCCTCCCCGATCCCGAAGGGGCCGCATTCTTTTTGGATCTCGCAGCCCGCAGCGCCACTATTGTTAAAGGCAGGGAAACTATTTTCCCCCTTGACGATAAAAAAGCCGGAAAAGTGCTGCTTGCAGGCCAGTACCAGGATTTTTTCAATGCAGGGAAAAAGGCATACCCCAATGCTGTTTCTTACTGGTACTCGTCATGGTCATCGCCGGATTTGCTTTACTATGCCCGGAATGCAGATACCATCATCTTCTGCCTTTCTGACCAGGGGGGCCTCAATGTGCTCCGCAGCCTCAAGGGCATGGAAAAAAAGATCGTCGTCTTTTCGGTTTTAAGCCCTGTCTATCTTGACGAAGCCTCATGGGCGGACGGGGCCGTGGCTGTCTACAGCTATGCCCCTGAATCTTTCATCGCCGGTTTCTCGGCCATGCTGGGAAGGATAGGCGCAGCAGGGCAGCTGCCCTTCCCCCTGAATGAACCCCTCAAGGCTGTGACGGAAAACTAA
- a CDS encoding GNAT family N-acetyltransferase, protein MDKNQQKQVWKKLPRKMYSEAQEFLEDREDQCVSACARFLHMKGSRDHVWALRNGTGSIKALLLHSRRSLYPILNGNHDIALPKFLNNFLLKVPIHAVQGLKPDAEILEAAMESKGYHPAERIDYDLMALEDPPVSSCFRSGPVNLALRPPMPGDIEELFQLQAAYEQEEVLPKGAVFYPAASRANLERLLRNEQMLLACLDGRIVGKINTSAASFTRYQIGGVYVRPDYRGRGIAVRMAAVFLKGLINEGRGVTLFVKKQNAAARAVYRHTGFTVQGDYRICYY, encoded by the coding sequence ATGGACAAGAATCAGCAAAAACAAGTTTGGAAAAAACTCCCCCGCAAAATGTATTCGGAAGCCCAGGAATTTTTGGAAGACCGTGAAGACCAATGCGTCTCGGCCTGTGCGCGCTTTCTGCACATGAAGGGCAGCCGCGATCATGTGTGGGCCCTCCGCAATGGCACAGGAAGCATAAAAGCCCTGCTCCTCCACAGCAGGCGTTCCCTTTACCCCATACTGAACGGAAACCATGACATAGCTCTGCCAAAGTTCCTCAACAATTTCCTCCTCAAAGTACCCATCCACGCAGTGCAGGGCCTCAAACCCGATGCGGAAATCCTGGAGGCAGCCATGGAAAGCAAGGGCTACCACCCTGCGGAACGCATTGATTACGACCTTATGGCTCTCGAAGACCCGCCTGTTTCCAGCTGTTTCCGTTCAGGCCCCGTCAATCTGGCGCTCCGCCCCCCCATGCCAGGCGATATCGAAGAACTCTTCCAGCTCCAGGCCGCCTACGAACAGGAAGAAGTGCTGCCCAAAGGAGCGGTGTTCTATCCGGCTGCAAGCAGGGCTAATTTAGAACGGCTCCTCAGAAACGAGCAGATGCTCCTTGCCTGCCTGGACGGCCGCATTGTCGGAAAAATCAATACCAGCGCCGCATCCTTTACCCGCTACCAAATTGGCGGCGTCTATGTAAGGCCCGACTACCGGGGCAGGGGTATAGCTGTGCGCATGGCGGCGGTTTTCCTCAAGGGGCTTATCAACGAAGGGCGGGGTGTTACTTTGTTTGTCAAGAAGCAAAATGCCGCCGCCAGGGCGGTTTATCGGCATACAGGATTTACGGTGCAGGGGGATTACCGGATTTGCTATTATTGA
- a CDS encoding MBL fold metallo-hydrolase, with protein sequence MELKRRIVCIALGAILALIIIAVASSCRSFGKLPSGERLDRIEDSPYYIDGSFRYPGALPVRPEPPEETGKKKKSGGMFNAIWRIMFGGKNREKPAAPLPSSKTDLFSLDPNDNLIVWMGHSSYYMQVDGKRFLVDPVFSGKALVVKAFKGSDVYKPEDIPPLDFLVISHDHWDHLDYKTVKALKEKTAKVITGLGTASHLEYWGFKNENIVELEWNESADLGGGFSTTAIATPHFSGRALKRNKTQWSAFVLETPNRTIYIGGDGGYASFFADVGMRYGPFDLAILECGQYNEQWRNSHMFPEDTAQASIDLKANKLFAVHYAKFILSTHSWDEPITRLRAVCDERGITLIHPLIGSQANFDEDEIYPRWWEGIE encoded by the coding sequence ATGGAATTAAAAAGGCGAATCGTGTGCATAGCTCTTGGCGCCATCTTGGCGCTCATCATTATCGCGGTGGCAAGCAGCTGCCGTTCATTCGGCAAGCTCCCCTCGGGCGAGAGGCTCGATCGCATCGAAGATTCCCCCTACTATATAGACGGCTCTTTCCGCTACCCCGGCGCCCTGCCGGTGCGCCCTGAACCGCCCGAAGAAACCGGCAAGAAAAAGAAATCCGGCGGCATGTTCAATGCCATCTGGCGCATCATGTTTGGCGGCAAAAACCGCGAAAAGCCCGCAGCCCCCCTCCCGTCGTCCAAGACCGATCTTTTTTCGCTGGATCCCAATGACAACCTCATTGTGTGGATGGGCCATTCTTCGTATTACATGCAGGTGGACGGCAAGCGTTTCCTGGTTGATCCTGTTTTTTCCGGCAAAGCCCTTGTGGTAAAAGCTTTTAAAGGCAGCGATGTCTATAAGCCCGAGGACATTCCGCCCCTGGATTTCCTTGTCATATCCCACGACCATTGGGATCACCTTGATTATAAAACAGTGAAGGCCCTGAAGGAAAAAACAGCCAAAGTCATTACCGGCCTTGGTACTGCTTCCCACCTTGAGTATTGGGGATTCAAGAACGAAAACATTGTCGAGCTTGAATGGAACGAATCCGCGGATTTAGGCGGCGGCTTTTCGACCACCGCCATTGCCACCCCCCACTTCTCGGGCCGCGCCCTCAAGCGCAACAAAACCCAATGGTCGGCTTTTGTCCTTGAAACGCCGAACCGCACCATCTACATAGGCGGCGATGGAGGCTATGCCAGCTTCTTTGCCGATGTGGGCATGCGTTATGGCCCCTTCGATCTTGCCATTCTTGAATGCGGCCAGTACAACGAACAATGGCGCAACAGCCACATGTTCCCCGAGGACACAGCCCAGGCTTCCATCGACCTCAAAGCCAACAAGCTTTTCGCAGTGCATTATGCCAAGTTCATACTCTCCACCCACTCCTGGGACGAACCCATCACACGGCTTCGTGCCGTCTGCGACGAGCGGGGTATCACGCTTATTCACCCCCTTATAGGGTCGCAGGCCAATTTTGATGAGGATGAAATTTACCCGCGCTGGTGGGAAGGGATCGAGTAG
- a CDS encoding GntR family transcriptional regulator, with protein MAQSDDTVFDRNKPISLYYQLQEKLSQKIQSGEWKSGQKIPTETELCSIYGLSRITVRKAVEELVHEGRLIRFQGKGTFVASINFEQKLSKFYSFSEALKKKGKNEHVKMLSFDIIKSDAATAAHLGLGEDAVFYKITRLRMVDDTAYTVETSLIPHALCPRLAEKSIIEKGLYNSMADDGVVPKRIVEKFRAAAIRAYEAKYMDLKIGTPAIHLERTTYDSTRIIEYCVSIVRGDFFTYTVEMKS; from the coding sequence GTGGCGCAATCAGACGATACGGTGTTTGACAGGAACAAACCGATTTCCCTGTACTATCAGTTGCAAGAAAAACTTTCCCAGAAGATACAAAGCGGCGAATGGAAGAGCGGTCAAAAGATACCTACCGAAACCGAGCTTTGCAGCATATATGGGCTTTCCCGCATAACAGTGCGCAAGGCTGTGGAGGAGCTTGTCCACGAGGGGCGGCTGATCCGCTTCCAGGGCAAGGGCACTTTTGTGGCAAGCATCAATTTTGAACAGAAGCTTTCAAAGTTTTATTCCTTTAGCGAAGCCCTTAAAAAGAAGGGCAAGAACGAGCATGTAAAGATGCTCTCTTTTGATATTATAAAATCCGATGCTGCCACGGCGGCCCATCTTGGCCTGGGCGAAGACGCGGTGTTTTACAAAATTACCCGGCTCCGCATGGTGGACGATACCGCCTATACCGTGGAGACTTCCCTTATCCCCCATGCGCTTTGCCCTCGCCTTGCTGAAAAAAGCATCATAGAGAAGGGTCTGTATAATTCCATGGCGGATGACGGGGTTGTTCCCAAGCGCATTGTAGAAAAATTCCGCGCCGCCGCGATCAGGGCTTATGAGGCAAAATACATGGACCTTAAAATCGGAACCCCCGCCATACACCTGGAACGGACCACCTACGATTCTACCAGGATCATCGAGTACTGTGTTTCCATTGTCCGGGGCGACTTCTTTACCTATACTGTGGAAATGAAAAGCTAA
- a CDS encoding HAD family hydrolase — protein MIQAGKAAHVIFDMDGTLSDTAKATSAGFHKLAKEWGFPPVTDEAIRNAMGHPSVEFCQIILPTLDDRMAEKFVAELDILEEAAIRKLEKSMLFPGIEEMLAKLNSLGIDCYIASTGSNDHVNCMMEATGLGGYFASLHCNEKRKGDMVRRILNGSDPVEWLLVGDKHIDASAARENKVKSLGAAFGYCTPADEALFDAVLRKPEDLFELVRLA, from the coding sequence ATGATTCAGGCAGGAAAAGCGGCGCATGTGATCTTCGATATGGATGGCACTTTGTCGGACACGGCCAAGGCGACAAGCGCCGGCTTCCATAAGCTGGCAAAGGAATGGGGGTTTCCCCCTGTCACTGACGAGGCAATACGCAATGCCATGGGGCACCCAAGCGTGGAGTTTTGCCAAATCATACTCCCTACCCTGGATGACAGGATGGCTGAAAAATTCGTGGCCGAACTGGACATACTCGAAGAAGCGGCTATCAGGAAATTGGAAAAATCCATGCTCTTTCCGGGCATAGAAGAAATGCTCGCCAAACTCAACAGCTTGGGTATAGATTGCTATATAGCAAGCACGGGCAGCAACGATCATGTGAACTGCATGATGGAAGCCACAGGGCTGGGCGGCTATTTTGCTTCCCTGCACTGCAACGAAAAACGCAAGGGCGATATGGTGAGGAGAATCCTCAACGGGAGCGATCCTGTTGAATGGCTTCTGGTGGGCGACAAGCACATAGACGCCAGCGCCGCCAGGGAAAACAAGGTCAAATCCCTGGGCGCTGCCTTTGGGTACTGCACCCCTGCCGACGAAGCCCTTTTCGACGCTGTGCTGAGAAAACCCGAGGATCTCTTTGAACTTGTCAGGCTGGCATAA
- a CDS encoding MFS transporter, whose translation MGKNAIFHRDFILVAIGQIISIFGNQILRYALPLYLLNRTGSSVLFGTVLAISFVPMLLLYPIGGIIADRVNKRNIMVILDFSTALLVFLFYLLVGKIDIVPLIAIAMIVLYSIQGAYQPAVQASIPVLVETEHIMQGNSVINLITSLASMVGPVIGGVLFSIVGLTPILYVSIGCFFASAVMEIFIRIPFEKKEATGNMFVTGWGDLKESFSFMFNERPVLWKMSLIYASINLFLTSLTLIGVPVLITQHLGFEPNTANRLYGYAQGVIAAGAVLGGLLAGALAKKLNSRASPFLLSGCALSVLMGGIALHLLRGSMEIYIVLVIGCGLLVALSTVFQIQIMANLQILTPGHLTGKVIACVICACMCTIPVGQFMYGLVFESIGSRAYLPFYASGLIMTGIAVFTRRIFREIDQLIEKRAPGDD comes from the coding sequence ATGGGTAAAAACGCGATATTCCACAGGGATTTTATACTTGTCGCCATAGGCCAGATCATTTCCATATTCGGAAACCAGATATTGAGGTATGCCCTTCCGCTTTACCTGCTCAACCGGACGGGATCGTCCGTCCTGTTCGGGACAGTTTTGGCGATTTCCTTTGTCCCCATGCTTCTGCTCTACCCCATAGGGGGGATAATCGCGGACCGTGTCAATAAACGGAACATCATGGTGATTCTGGATTTTAGCACGGCCCTCCTTGTTTTCCTGTTTTATCTTTTGGTAGGGAAGATAGACATTGTGCCCCTCATAGCAATCGCCATGATTGTTCTCTACAGTATACAAGGCGCCTATCAGCCGGCGGTTCAGGCGAGCATACCTGTCCTGGTGGAAACGGAGCATATAATGCAGGGGAATTCGGTCATCAATCTGATTACTTCCCTGGCAAGCATGGTGGGGCCGGTAATCGGCGGCGTCCTGTTCTCCATTGTCGGATTGACGCCTATCCTGTATGTAAGCATAGGCTGTTTTTTCGCGTCTGCGGTAATGGAAATTTTCATCCGCATTCCGTTTGAAAAAAAGGAAGCCACAGGGAATATGTTCGTTACCGGCTGGGGCGACCTCAAGGAAAGCTTCAGTTTCATGTTCAACGAGAGGCCCGTTTTGTGGAAAATGTCTTTGATATACGCCTCTATCAATTTATTCCTCACTTCCTTGACCCTGATTGGAGTTCCGGTTTTAATCACCCAGCATTTGGGATTCGAGCCAAATACCGCCAACCGCCTGTACGGTTACGCCCAAGGCGTAATCGCCGCCGGCGCGGTGCTGGGGGGGCTGCTGGCAGGGGCCCTGGCAAAGAAACTGAATTCCAGGGCAAGCCCGTTCCTCTTGAGCGGGTGCGCGCTGTCCGTGCTTATGGGGGGAATTGCGCTGCACCTGCTGAGGGGCTCAATGGAAATCTACATTGTCCTGGTAATCGGGTGCGGCCTGCTGGTGGCGTTGTCAACAGTGTTCCAAATTCAGATAATGGCAAACCTGCAAATTCTGACCCCCGGACATTTAACCGGAAAAGTCATCGCATGCGTGATATGCGCGTGCATGTGCACAATCCCTGTGGGCCAATTCATGTACGGTCTTGTTTTTGAAAGCATAGGAAGCAGGGCCTATCTGCCGTTTTATGCTTCCGGATTGATAATGACGGGAATTGCTGTCTTTACCCGCCGAATTTTCCGCGAAATTGACCAATTAATTGAAAAAAGGGCGCCAGGCGACGATTGA